CAAGCTGGTGACCCTCGACGTCGCCGACCGTTTCCTCGAGGCGCTGACCGGGGTGACCAATCCCGAGGGCAAGCGCAAGATCATCGGCCGCGAGTTCATCCGGGCGTTCGAACGCGTGGTTCGCGACACCCTGGGTGCCAGCGAGGGCGAGATCGAGTATCTGGTGCAGGGCACGCTGTACCCGGACGTCGTGGAATCCGGTGGTGGCGCGGGCACCGCCAACATCAAGAGCCACCACAACGTCGGCGGCCTGCCCGACGATCTGAAGTTCAAGCTCGTCGAGCCGCTGCGGCTGCTGTTCAAGGACGAGGTTCGCGCGGTCGGCCGTGAACTCGGCCTGCCAGAGGAAATCGTTGGGCGCCAACCGTTCCCGGGGCCGGGTCTGGGCATCCGCATCGTCGGCGAGGTAACCGCCGACCGACTGGACACGTTGCGCCGGGCCGATGCGATCGCCCGCGAGGAGCTCACCGCCGCCGGCCTGGATCAGCAGATCTGGCAGTGCCCGGTGGTGCTGCTGGCCGACGTGCGTTCGGTGGGTGTGCAGGGCGACGGGCGGACCTACGGTCACCCGATCGTGCTGCGGCCGGTGTCCAGCGAAGACGCCATGACCGCGGACTGGACTCGCGTGCCTTACGAAGTGCTGGAACGCATTTCGACTCGGATCACCAATGAGGTGCCCGAGGTCAACCGGGTGGTGCTGGATGTCACCAGCAAGCCGCCGGGCACCATCGAGTGGGAGTGATCCTTCCCGCGAGCGGTTCTACGTCGGCTCGGCCGTGTTCGCGGCGGCCTTCTCGACGTACTCGGTCAGCATCTGACTGACCACGGATTCGATGGTCGATTCGATCGAGGCCGCCAAGGTTGCGCTCACCGCGGAGACGGCCTGGGTGCGGAACCGGATCAGCATCGTGATCAGTTCGGCCACTTCGGTATCCGCGGGCAGGGACTCGCCGGGCTTGATCTTCTCGGACACCTGATCCACCCCGGCCTGCACGAGGATCGAGCTGATCTGATCCAGGAGCGGCACCACCCGCTCGTGCACGTCGATCAGGGTGTCGATCGGCACGCCGTACTGCCGGACCTCATTGAACGCCTCGATCAGCTTGGGCCGCACGATGATCGCCTCATCTGAGGTCTTCTCGAGCCTGATCACGCCGTTGCCGGTCAGCCGGTCGAACGCGGCGTCGTCGTCGATCAGGCGCTTGGCCTCGGGCAGCGGCATGCGTTGGGGTTTCTCGGTGGCCCAGTTGCCGGCGATGGCGTCCTCCAGACCCAGCACGTCACCGATGTCCTTGCCCTGCTCCCAGGCACTGAGCATCTCGTGGACGTGGGCGATGTTGTAGCCCCGATCCAGCATCGAGGTGATCAGCCGCAGCCGGGTCAGGTGCGTGTCGTTGAACAGCGCGATCCGGCCGACCCGTAGCGGGGGATGCAACAACCCCCGGTCGCGGTAGACCCGGATATTGCGGGTGGTGGTATCGGCCAGCCGCGCGAGTTCCTCGATCCGGTACTCGCCCGACGCGGCGGCGCCGTGGGGCTGGACGGCGGCGTCGAAGAGCTGGGACACCGCCGTCTCGATGACGTCACGCGATCCGCGCCGGATCTGCCGGGGCGCCCGGCGCAGACCGGTCAGGATGGTCGAGATGGCGCCCGCCGACTGCCGGGGCTGTTTGGCCGCCATCACGCCGAGGAGCTGATCGCGACGCGTGCGTCGCGCGCTGAAGTCGGATTTGGCGCACCCCGCACCGCTACGTCATAGTCGCCGAGCCGGAAATCCCGCATCTGTCGAAGATACTGGGTGGCGGTTCCGGGATACATCGACGCGTTGAATCCGTCCGCGGTCAGGTACCAGCTGGTGCATCCCGACATCCAGGTGGTTTTCGTCAGTCGCTGCTGCAGCCGGGCGTTGTACCGCTGTTGCACATCGGCGCGCACGTCGAGGTGGCGAAGGTTCTTGCGCAGGATCGTCCTGATTCCGGTGACGGCGTAGTCGATCTGACCCTCGACGTAGACGAGCAGCGAGTTGTGGCCCGGCCCGGAGTTGGGCCCGGTCATCAGGAACAGGTTCGGGTACCCGTGGGCGTTGATGCTCTTGTACGCCTGGGCTCCGCCCTTCCATTCGTCGGCCAGCGAGCGTCCGCCCAGGCCGGTGACCGGGTACGGCGGACCCGTGAGGTGCACGTCGAACCCCGTGGCGAACACGATCGCGTCGAGGTGGTGTTCGATGCCGTCGCTGGTGCGGATGCCCACGGGGCTCATCGTCGCGATGGGCCAGTCGATGAGCTTGCAGTTGTCGCGCTGCAGGGCCGGGTAGTAGTCGCTCGACACCAGCATTCGTTTGCAGCCAGGGGTGAAGTCCGGGGTCAGCTGCCTGCGCAGCCACGGGTCGGACACCTGCCGGCGCAGATGCGCCTTGCCGAGCCGGGCCACGAGCCCGGTCAGCGGGGTATCCCACACCATCGCCGTGGCGCTGGCTTCATGGCCCCAGAATAGGATCTGGCGGGCAAGTTGTTGTACCGCAGGCACTTTCGCGAACAACGTGCGGGCCGCCGCAGGAGTGGCGATGTCCAGACGCGGGATCACCCAGCCCGGCGTCCGCTGGAACACCTTGACGAAGCCCGCGGTCTTCACCAACTCCGGGATGATCTGCACGGCACTGGCCCCGGTGCCGATGACGGCGACGCGCTTGCCGGTGAAGTCGTAGTCGTGATCCCAGTTCGCACTGTGGATCTTGTGGCCCTGGTAGCTGTCGAGTCCGCGGATGTCGGGCCACTTGTGGTCGGGCAGGGGGCCGGAGGCCAGGACGACGGTACGAGCCCGAAAACGCTTGCGGCCGGTGGTCTTGACCGTCCAGACGCCCTCGGCGTCGTCGAAGGACAGCCCGTTCACCTCGATGCCGAACTGGATGCGCCGGCGCAGGTCGAACGAGTCGACCATGTCCTCGATGTGCCGGCGGATCTCACCGGCCGGCGAGTAGGCCCGCGACCAGTCCGGGTTCTTGACGAACGAGAACGAATACAGCAGCGACGGAATGTCGCACGCCGCACCGGGATAGGTATTGTCGCGCCACGTCCCGCCGACACGGTCCGAGCGGTCCAGGATCACGAAGTCGTCGACGCCGGCCTCGATGAGCTTGATGGCGGTGCCGATGCCGGTAAACCCGGCGCCGACGATCAGGGTGTCATATGTGCGCATGTCAGGCCGCCGGCTCGTGGGTCAGTTCTTTGAACCAGGTCGGTATCGGCCGCAGCAGGGTCTTCGGATAGCGGTCCGAGGCCCACACCATGGGGTTGGCAATCCAGTGGTAGGGGTGGCGCGGGTTGGTGACCATGCGGCCGTGCAGTTTGAGCAGCTGATAGGTCGGCACCCGCCAGGTGTACTCACCGCGGCCGCCGATCTCCTTGAAGCGCATCATCGCCTTGTAGAGCTTCTCCGGCTGCAGGCCCATGTCGACGATGTTGTTGCGCATCCGGTTGAGCAGTGGCACGTACATGAGAGTCCCGATGATCACGCCGGGAGAGGCCACGTTGCCGACGAACTCGACCGCCAGCCTCCGCAGGGTGGAGTTGCCGATCATGTTGAGCACTTCGAAATCGACTGCGATATGCCGGGATTCGTCGTTGTTGATCTTCTCGAAGACCTGGTGGCAGACGGGGTCGTCGACCTCTTCGAGCAGGAACTTCAACAATGCGCCGTCGAGGGCCACCTCGAGCATCGGGATGACCGTGCCGAGGACCGACAGCGACATGTGGTCGGAGAAGGTGTCCAGCCACTCGATGGCCAACCGGATGTTGACGTTGGGCTCCGGCATCTCGCCGTCCTCGAGCATGCCCCAGCGCTTCATCAGGGCCAGCTCGGCATTGGCGTGGCGCTGCTCTTCGGCGTGGAAGTAGCGGTAGATCTCGGCGATGGTCGGGTTCGGCGCCTTCTTGGCCAGTGCGGCGAATCCGCGGGCGCCGACATTCTCGATCCAGCACAGGTCTGCCATGAAAGCCTTGAGCTTGGGCCGCATCTCGTCGGTGATGGTCTCGGCGCCCGGTGCATCCCAGTCGATGTCGGCCAGCGCCCACTGGCGATCCTTGATCTTTGCCAGCATGCGTTCCATATCCATGGCCATGGCTAAACCTCCTCGCGACTGGTGACGCGGGTCGTCAGACCCACGGCTCGGGTGTAGATCGTCGGGGTGAGTCGTTTGATGCCCCAACCGATCCGGGCGTCGGGTTGCGGCATGCAGTACAGACCGCCCCGGTCGTTGGTGTCCAGGCACATCCGGGCGACGCGCTCGGGGGAGAACCCGGTCCAGCGCATCAGCCGGTCGGCCAGCTGCGTCGATTGGGCCGTGATCCGGCCGGCCTCGACGATGTTGGTCTTGACGAACGTGGGGCACAGCACCGTGACGTTGATGCCGGTGCCGGCCAGCTCGGCGGCCAGGGTCTCGGACAGCGACAGTGTCCCGGCCTTGCTGACGTTGTAGGCGGCCATTCCCGGCGCCGCGCCGAACGCGGCGGCCGACGCGACGTTGATGATTCCGCGTGGCTGATCACCCTCTGCCGCACGAAGAATCGGCGTGAACACGTGGCAGCCGTGAATCGGTCCCCACAGGTTGATGCCGAGCACCCAGTTCCAGTCGTCGAGGGTGACCTCGCCGATGGGCTGCCCGCCCGCGCCGACACCCGCATTGTTGACGACCAGGGACGGCGGGCCGTCGAACCAGGCTTGCGCGGCATCGGCAAGCCGGCTGACCTCCTCGATCCGGGAGACGTCGCAGCGCACCGCGGTGGCCTGACCGCCGTCGGCGACGATGGCGTCGGCCGTGGCACCGGCGGCGGCCTCGTCGATGTCGCTGCAGACCACACGTCCGCCACGGGTGGCCAGTTCGCGCGCGAATGCGGCGCCGATGCCGCTTCCCGCGCCGGTGACGACGGCGTTCGCCTGCCGGCTGCGCTTGCGCCCCGGTCCGAAGATGTTCATCACGCCACCTCGATGGTGTTGCAGCGCAGGGACTCTGAGATGAACCCGGCGGCATGTTGCATGGCCGGGACGGCTTCCGGGCTGAGTCGGGGTAGGGCTTGGAAGACGTGTACCTGATCGGGCCACACTTGGAGTTCGGCATCGCCGCCCGCGGTTCGGATGTCCGCGTCGAGCGTGCGGGCATCGGTGACCAGCATCTCGGCGCCACCGGCCTGGATGAGGGTTCGCGGCAGTCGTCGGCCGCCCGCGACATCGAGCGCAAGGCGGGGATGGTCGGCATCGATACGGCCGCAATACAATTCGACGAGGCGGGCGGCATCGGCAGCCCGGATCGCCGGATCGGGCGCCAGGCTTTCTCTGGCTCGGGCGAGCGCGAACGTCAGGTCGATCAGCGGCGAGAACAGCACGAGGCCGGCCGGGTGTGCGGTGTCGGGCTGCAGCAGCAGGTCGACGGCCAGATGCCCGCCCGCGGAATCCCCGGCCATCACGATGCGGTCCGGGCGGAGCCCGCGTTCGGTGCACAGCCAGTCCCAGCCGGCGCGGGCGTCGTTGGCGGCGGCGGGGAACCGGTGTTCGGGGGCCAGCCGATAGTCGAGGCAGAACACCGGGAGGCCGGTCAGTCGCGACAGCCACGCGGTCAACCGCCGGTGGGTCCGTGGTGAGCACAGTGCGAACCCACTGCCGTGCAGGTAGTAGATGGCGCGCTCACCCTCGGCGACGCCGGGGCCGCGCACCCATTCGCCCACCACGCGTCGGCCGTCGGCCATGCGGACGTCGACGGATTCGACCCGGGTGCCGGACAGTGACGGTCCGAACGTGGACATGATCCGGGCGATCAGACGACGTGATGTCCACAATCCCCAGCTGGTATCCGGCGGCAGCGCGGCGCTGATCTGGCGGAGGGTCAGGCCGCTTGCCCTGGATGCGCCGCGGGACCGCAGTGATCCGCGTCGGGGTACGGCCGGGTGAGCGCCGGTGGTTCCGGACATGGGGCCTCCTCGTCGAAGCGTGCGAGGAGTACATCAGTAATTGATGACATTTGTCAATGTCATCAATTGTCGATGGTGCTAGAGGGGTCTGGCCTGGCCGGGTTCAGCGGGGCGGATCGCCCTGCCACCGAAAACTGTTGACGTACTTGCCCATATCCAGCGCCAGCTGGAGGTTGGCCCCGGACGGCTTCCCGATTCCGGAATCGGGCCCGAATTCGCGATATGGGCCGACGGCCGAGGCGATGAGCGCGAGATCGTTCTTCACCGCCACCATCACGATCACGCGCATCCGGCTGTAATTCATGGCGGCTCCCTGCGGCCAGCAGTCGGCCACCAGGCCGAAGCCCGGTTGATAGCCGACCATGGCGTTGGGGATCTCGTAGGCGGTCTTCGTGTCGGGGAAGGTCTGCTCGACGAGAGAAGTGGCGATGTCCTGCGGGGTCCGGTTCCCTGCGGGTTGGCTGATGAGTTGCAGCATTCCGCCGTCACCCCCGGTGAACTCCGCCATCACCCCGTTGCGCTGGGTCGTCACCTTGTACGCGGCGTTGGCCACCGGGTAGGAAACCGAGAAGCTGTCGTCCGGTGCGGTGAACACCGGGTTCACCGCCACCGGCTCCCCCGTGGGCGGTGCCCCGCAGTCCGGCGGGCACATGTACCGCGCGGGTGGCTCGCTCATCATTCCCGAGAGCGAGACCAGCACGATGGCCACCACGGCGATCCCGGCACACAGGATGGCCAGCAGTTTGATGGCCGGGGCCTTGCGCACGCCTTGGGCCCGCCCGACGGCGATGGGCACCGCGTAGCCAGGGAAGAACGTCGTCATTCGACATCCGATCCCGGATCACGAACCGGCCGGTGCTCGCGGCGCTCGGATCGGGAGGACCGTGACGACGCGTGGGTGGCCGCGCCGCAGACCGCGCAGAACGCCATGTCGGGCACGACATTTCCGCAGCGCGGGCAGAGAATCGGTTTGTCGGAGGCGAATTCGTCCTGCGCTTCGTGCAACAGGGCCAGATGCAATCCGATGCGCAGCAGGAGGACCGCCACGAGGGCAATCGTGAGGTGTATCCCGAGTTGCAGCCATTGCGGCACACGTGCGATGTCGATGAGCCCGAGCGCGGCGTAGACGGCGAGGACGGCGAAAGCGAAGGAGAACAATGCCAGTCGGACGTAGCCCACGTGTTTGTCGGCCTTGGTCGCGGGCCGGGTGAACCACAACGCCGCGCCGATCAGTCCGCCGACGGCTGCCGCGGTCAACGGCACCGCCACCCCGCGGATGCCCGCTTCGACCAGGAGGCCCGACATCGGGCGGTTGCGGGCCACCATCCCCGCACTCAGCTGCGGGGCCAGCCGGGTCAGGGTGGCGGCGGCGGTGAATGCCGTCGCGCCAAGGGCGCCGATCATGAAGCCGTCCAACGATTCCCGGGTCGGCGGCCGGAACAGACGGATCGCCACCGCGGGCACCAGCATGAGCACGAGTCCACCCAGCGGTATGCCCAGCCCGTGGCGCAGGATCCGGAAACCCGATATGCCCGAACCCAGTGGGACGCCGTAGGAGCGGGCCATCATCGTGCCGGTGAGAAGCACCCAGCCGACGCCCAGTCCGATGCCCAGTACCGCGGTGAGCACCAGTGTCGTGGCCGGCAGGTCTCTGAAGGCGTCGGACTCCTGGAGGTAGATCACGAACAGCAGCGGTAACCCCAACGCCGCGACGGCGATCAGAGCCGCCGGCAACCGCAGCAACGCGCAGGCCACCAACCCGGCGAGCAGCATCAGCATCGCGATCCGGAACGGGGTTCGGGACCGTTGTGACAGGTGCGGGAACAGAGAGGTGGTGATCGACGGGCGCAGCAGATGCTCTTCGGGTGCGACGCAGGAAGCGTCGAGCCGCAACCATTCCGGGCCGTCACCCTGTTCCTTGTCGAGGTGCACGCCGCAGTAGCCGCAGTACTTGCCGTCGGGCACGTCGATCTTGCAGACCCGGCACTCGGTGGTGGGGACGTCTTCGTCGTTCCGCGGTGTTTCGGTCATCGCCCTGTCTTCTGCAACACGAGAAGGTTTCTGACCAGATTCTCCACGTCGGGTGTCCCGAGTCCGGTCGCCATGTCGTAGCCGGGCCCGGCATCGGCCACCGCGTTACCCCCGAGGGTCACGTCCCGAAACGCCGGGAACTGCGCACCCTGGGCGATCCGGTAGAGCTGCGGGTTGAGATCGCCGATCAGCCGGCCGCCGTTGTCGATCAGGTACTGGTTCATCACCGCCGTCAGGCCGGCCCAGATCGGCGCCGACTGCGATGTGCCGCCACCGACGAGGTTCTTCTGGTTGAACACGATCCGGACTCCGGTGAAGGGATCGGCCACCGCCGCGACGTCCGGGGTCAACCGGCGCCCGGCAGCGTCGTCGGAGGCGTCCGGACTGGACACCGCGCGTTGCCATTCCGGGCGATCGAACAACGCGGAGACACCGCCGCCGGTGCCCAGCGACAGCGGTACGTCGAACCAGGTCTGCTCACCCAGCCAGCGGCCGTCGGAGGTGGTGGACAGCGTGGTCCCGCCGACGTCGGTCATCTCGGGCAGGGAGGCGACCGAGTCCAGGCCGATGTCGTCGGGGCCCGGGGGTGACGACCAGTTCTGTCCCCCTTTGCATTCCAGGCCGGCGAGATCGCCGCTGGCATTGAAGGCGGTGGTGCCCCGGGTGTGGGCGTTGGCCAAGGCCGAGCGCACCGGGGCCAGATCGGCTGCGGTGAGCAGCTTGTCGCAGCCCCAGCCGATCGAGAAACTCCACACCGCGCCGGGGAACTGCCGATCCGCGGATTCGAGCATCTGCCCGATCTTCTCGTAGGCGCCGTCGCCCTCGACCGTGGGCCGCGCGTTGATCACCACCTTGCGCGCGTCCGGCGCAATGGCATGTGCGACTTCGAGATCCATCGTGGTCTCGCCACGCGGTTCGCCCGGTTGCCCACCGATCAGCACAGGTTTGAGCGGCGGGAGGTTCCACAGCGTGGTGAAGCTGTCGAGGTCGGCCTGGTCATACCCGTCGAACGAGAAGATCACGATCGTGGTGCCCTTGCCGGTGTAGCCCCGGGCAGCCAGTCCGGCGGCGTTGTAGGTGCTGAGCAATGCCGCCGGGGTCAGGCCCTGATCCGGCACGTCCAACGGAAAGAACGACGGCCGCGACATTTTGTGCGGGGTGTAGCCGAGGATCCGGCCGAGTTCGGCGACCTGGTTCTTCAGCGGCCCGGGCACTTTCGGCTGATGGGGTGAGGCGTAGAACACCTGGCCCTGTCGGCCGCGATAGTCGTGGATGCTGACATCGAAGGCCTCCGCGACGTTCTCGGGAGCGCCTTCGACGATCGCCCAGGACTGGCCGGGCCGCCACCGCACCGACAGATCCCGGGCGTGGGCCCAGTGCATCAACGTGTCCGGCCGGGCGGATGGCTCCGGTGCCGGCCGCAGTGTCATGGTGAGTTGCACCGGCCCCCGGTGTGCCGGGCCGAGATCGGTCGATGCACCCAGCAACGATGCGTATGGCCCGTCGATCGTGGCCGACGTATCAGGTACCGGCGCGTCCCGAAGGTCCGATGCCAGCACCAGCACGCCGGCCATGATCAGACCGAGCAGCCAGTGACGGGTCACTGTGCGCAAAGCCGCGTACCCCGCGACTCTGCGTGTTTAGTTGTCGCCGGGAGGCGCGGTGGGTGCCGGGGGAGCGATCACCTGAGGCGAGAACGGATTCGGGCCGTTGGGATCGATGCGCGGCGCCTTCTCGGTCGGCTCGACCGGCGGAGCGGGGGTGGCCGGCGGGGCGGTGGTGGTGGTCGTCGTCGTGGTCGGCGTGGTGGTCTCGGGACCCTTCTCTTCCTCGGTACCGCACGCTGCGGTGAACGAGATCATCCCGATGACTGCCGCACCGCCTGCGATGACGGTGAGCCGACGAGTCAACTGCCCTGACTTCATGATGCGTGTCCTCACTGTCCCCCGGGTTGTTACAGAGCTGGCCTTCGGTGAATCACTGTGGATTCCCACTACCTGCAACGCAATCGTGGCCCAGCCCCATCCCGAAGCGGGTTCTGGTGAACCGAACTCTAACCGAAGGTCAGCGCGGTCGCAGGTCCATTGTTTCCGGCCCTGATGCCCCGGACCGGGCGGCGCCGGGCGCAGCTTGACGCTGTCGGGGGGTGGGTGTTTACTCGAGCAATCGAACATATATTCGAAAATGCTGGTGTACGGATGGTGCGGGAGGTGTTGTTGTGACTGCTGCGGCGGAGCTTGATTTACGCCTGCTTACCCGCTCTGAACAGGTGGAACATCTCCGGCGCAAGATCGCGTCGGTGTCGGGGAAGGTCGGCCAGGCGCATCGCGGGGCCCCCCGTGCAGCGGCGGTGGTGCCGGCTCCGGAATATTTGCTGACGCCCGCTGAAACCCTGGTTGAGGCGTTGCCCGAGGGCCTGCCGACGACGCTGCCGCGGGGGTCCGTCGCGGTGGCTTCCGGCGCCCGGTCGCTGTCGCTGGGTATGGTGGCGGCGGTCACGGCCGCGGGCGGGCATGCGGTGATCATCGGCCAGCCCGATGTGGGCCTGCTGGCCGCGGTGGAGATGGGTGCCGATCTGAGCCGGCTCGCGGTGATCCCCGACCCGGGGGCCGATCCCGTCGAGGTGGCCGCGGTGCTGATGGACGGGATGGATCTGGTGGTGCTCGGGTTGGGCGGGCGTTCGGTGCCGCCGAGCCGGGCCCGGGTGATGGTGGCGCGGGCCAGGCAGAAAGGCTGCACCCTTTTGGTCACCGACGGTGACTGGCAGGGTGCCTCGGCCCGGCTGGAGGCCCGGGTATCGGGCTATGAGGTGGCAGGCGCCGGGCAGGACACCCCGACGCCCGGGCGCGGCCGGATCAGCCGGGTCCGGCTGGCCATGCGCGCCCGGGGCCGGGCGCTCGGATCATCTTGTGCGGCAGGCGGTTAGCACGTGCCCGCCGAATCCAGGGTGCTGGCTCTCTGGTGTATGGACTGGCCGGCGGTGGCCGCGGCGACGGCCGCAGGTCTGACATCGACGGTGCCGGTTGCGGTCACCCTGGCCAACCGGGTGATCGCCTGCTCGGCCTCGGCGCGTGCGGCCGGTGTCCGGCGCGGCCTGCGCCGGCGCGAGGCGCAGGCCCGGTGCCCGCAACTGCATGTCGTCACCGCCGACCCGGCCAGGGACGCCCGGCATTTCGAGAACGTGACACTGGCCGTGGATGATCTGGTGCCGCGCGCCGAGGTGCTGCGGCCGGGCCTGCTGGTGCTCTCGGTGCGCGGCGCGGCCCGCTACTTCGGGTCCGAACCTGCTGCGGCCGAAAGATTGGTCGACGCCGTCGCCGCGGCGGGGGCGGAATGCCAGGTCGGTATCGCCGATCAGCTCTCCACCGCGGTCTTCGCCGCTCGGGCGGGTTGCATCGTCGAACCCGGAAACGATGCGCCGTTCCTGTCGGGGTTGTCGATCCGGCAGTTGGCCACCGAACCAGCGCTGGCCGCTCCCGGACGGGAGGACCTGGCGGACCTGTTGTGGCGGATGGGGATCCGGACCCTGGGGCAGTTCGCGGAGCTGTCCCGCACCGATGTCGCGTCCAGGTTCGGGACCGACGCGGTGTCGGCGCACCGGTTCGCTTGCGGGGAGCCGGACCGGGGCCCCTCCGGGCGGGATCCGGTCGCCGAACTCGATGCGGTGATGAACTGTGACCCACCGATCGAGCGGGTGGATGCCGCGGCCTTCGCGGGGCGGTCACTGGCCAGTGACCTGCATCGGTATCTGGAAGGTGCCGGGGTGGGCTGTACCCGGTTGGCCATCCACGCCGTCACCGCCAATGGTGAAGAGCTGGAACGGGTCTGGCGATGTGCTGAACCGTTGACCGAGGATGCCACCGCCGATCGGGTGCGTTGGCAGCTGGACGGCTGGCTGAACCGCCGCACCTCCGAACGGCCCACCGCACCGGTGACGACGCTGCGCCTACGGCCGGTGGAGGTGGTCTCGGCGGCGGCGCTGCAGCTGCCGTTGTGGGGTGGCATCGGCGAGGAGGACCGGTTGCGGGCCCGGCGGGCGCTGCTGCGGGTTCAGGGCCTGCTCGGCCCGGAGGCGGTGCAGGTGCCGGTGCTCAGTGGTGGGCGTGGGCCGGCCGAGCGCATCACTTTCACGCCACTGGGGGATGAGCCGGTGCCGCGGGCCGATCCGCGCCAACCCTGGCCGGGGCAACTGCCCGAGCCCTCACCGACCGTCCTCCTCGACGACCCGGTGGAACTGCTTGATGCGCAGGGAAATCCGGTCCGGGTCACCAGCCGTGGGTTGTTCTCCACCGATCCCGCACGGCTGGCCGGTGCGGGCCGGCGGGACGGCAGGCTGCGGTGGTGGGCGGGGCCGTGGCCGGTCGACGAGCGCTGGTGGGATCCGGAGAACCGGGGCGCCGGGCGCACCGCACGGGTCCAGGTACTGCTGGGGGATGGGGGCAGGGACGACGACGATCTGGCTCTGCTGCTGTGTTATCGGCAGCGCCGGTGGTATCTGGAGGGCGCCTATGAATGATGCCATCTGAACAGCGCCGCCGAACGTGAAGAAGATGACGAGATTTCGCCGGATCTCGCCAACTTGTTCACGTTGGGCTTGGTGGCCTTGGCCAGGCGAGGATCAGCCCAGCCGAGATCAACCCAGGCGTTGCGCGAAAGCTCCGACGCGGCTGATGAACCGGTCGAAGAACGCCACCGGGTCGACCTCCGTGCCGATGAGGGCATTGGGCGGCCGGCCCCAGTGCCCGCGCCAGTCCGCCACCGTCATGCCGCGGGTCAGGGTTCCGCTCAGCTCGACATCGACCGTGGTTTCCCGGTAGCTCACCAGCTCGGGGTCGAGTGCCACCGCGGCGGCCAGAGGGTCGTGCAGGTGGGCCAAATACCCGTCGTCGGTGTCGAAGTGGAACTCGAAGTAGAACCGCATGGCGTCTTCGAGCACGCGGACCAACGGGTTGTCCGCCGTCGACCGGGTGCCCCGCTCGTCGAGCACGCTCATCGGCGCCGACGGTGAACCGGCCGCGGCCGCGAGCCGGTTCAGCAGCGCAGGCGTCATCGCGACGTTCTCGGTGAGGTTGAGGCCCAGCACGATTGGCACATGTGTCGCCTCGTCCAGCCCCCAGGCGGCGTTCCAGCCGCCGAACACCTCGGCGGCGGACTCTGGGTCCACACTGACGTTCCACTCCGACACCGGCGTGGTGTTGCCGCGGTAGTCGAATGCCCCACCCATGATCACCAGGCGGCGCAGCAGCTTGGGCAGGGTGGGCTCGGCGCGCATGGCCAGCGCCAGGTTGGTCAGCGGGCCGACGGCCAGTCCGATCAATTCCCCCGGGTGCGCGCGGGCAGCCCGCACCCAGGCTTCGGCGGCGTCATGCGCGGTGAGCAGCCGGTCGGTCTCCGGTAGCTGCGCGTATCCCAACCCCTGCGGTCCGTGGGTGTCCTCGGCGGTGCGAAGCGGTGCACACAACGGTTGCTCGGCTCCCTTGGACACCGGGATCCCGGTCACCCCACACAGTTCCAACAGTCCCAGGTTGTTGGCGCAAACCTGTTGCACCGGAACATTTCCCGCAGTCGAGGCGATGCCGACCAACTCGGCTTCGGGGCTGGCCAGCAGATATGCCAATGCCATGGCGTCGTCGACTCCGGTATCCACGTCGGCGAATACAGGCATCATCGATTCGCCGCTCGGCGACGGTGGCGTCACCCGGCCAACCTTAAGGGCGGGTGGGCTCACTGCTCAACAAAACGCAGGCCGACCAGGCCCACCACGATCAGTGCGATGAACGTCATCCGCAGCGGTGTCAGCGCATCGCTGAACAGCACCAC
The genomic region above belongs to Mycolicibacterium sp. HK-90 and contains:
- a CDS encoding MerR family transcriptional regulator, producing the protein MAAKQPRQSAGAISTILTGLRRAPRQIRRGSRDVIETAVSQLFDAAVQPHGAAASGEYRIEELARLADTTTRNIRVYRDRGLLHPPLRVGRIALFNDTHLTRLRLITSMLDRGYNIAHVHEMLSAWEQGKDIGDVLGLEDAIAGNWATEKPQRMPLPEAKRLIDDDAAFDRLTGNGVIRLEKTSDEAIIVRPKLIEAFNEVRQYGVPIDTLIDVHERVVPLLDQISSILVQAGVDQVSEKIKPGESLPADTEVAELITMLIRFRTQAVSAVSATLAASIESTIESVVSQMLTEYVEKAAANTAEPT
- a CDS encoding NAD(P)/FAD-dependent oxidoreductase — its product is MRTYDTLIVGAGFTGIGTAIKLIEAGVDDFVILDRSDRVGGTWRDNTYPGAACDIPSLLYSFSFVKNPDWSRAYSPAGEIRRHIEDMVDSFDLRRRIQFGIEVNGLSFDDAEGVWTVKTTGRKRFRARTVVLASGPLPDHKWPDIRGLDSYQGHKIHSANWDHDYDFTGKRVAVIGTGASAVQIIPELVKTAGFVKVFQRTPGWVIPRLDIATPAAARTLFAKVPAVQQLARQILFWGHEASATAMVWDTPLTGLVARLGKAHLRRQVSDPWLRRQLTPDFTPGCKRMLVSSDYYPALQRDNCKLIDWPIATMSPVGIRTSDGIEHHLDAIVFATGFDVHLTGPPYPVTGLGGRSLADEWKGGAQAYKSINAHGYPNLFLMTGPNSGPGHNSLLVYVEGQIDYAVTGIRTILRKNLRHLDVRADVQQRYNARLQQRLTKTTWMSGCTSWYLTADGFNASMYPGTATQYLRQMRDFRLGDYDVAVRGAPNPTSARDARVAISSSA
- a CDS encoding ferritin-like domain-containing protein; its protein translation is MAMDMERMLAKIKDRQWALADIDWDAPGAETITDEMRPKLKAFMADLCWIENVGARGFAALAKKAPNPTIAEIYRYFHAEEQRHANAELALMKRWGMLEDGEMPEPNVNIRLAIEWLDTFSDHMSLSVLGTVIPMLEVALDGALLKFLLEEVDDPVCHQVFEKINNDESRHIAVDFEVLNMIGNSTLRRLAVEFVGNVASPGVIIGTLMYVPLLNRMRNNIVDMGLQPEKLYKAMMRFKEIGGRGEYTWRVPTYQLLKLHGRMVTNPRHPYHWIANPMVWASDRYPKTLLRPIPTWFKELTHEPAA
- a CDS encoding SDR family oxidoreductase yields the protein MNIFGPGRKRSRQANAVVTGAGSGIGAAFARELATRGGRVVCSDIDEAAAGATADAIVADGGQATAVRCDVSRIEEVSRLADAAQAWFDGPPSLVVNNAGVGAGGQPIGEVTLDDWNWVLGINLWGPIHGCHVFTPILRAAEGDQPRGIINVASAAAFGAAPGMAAYNVSKAGTLSLSETLAAELAGTGINVTVLCPTFVKTNIVEAGRITAQSTQLADRLMRWTGFSPERVARMCLDTNDRGGLYCMPQPDARIGWGIKRLTPTIYTRAVGLTTRVTSREEV
- a CDS encoding alpha/beta hydrolase; the protein is MSGTTGAHPAVPRRGSLRSRGASRASGLTLRQISAALPPDTSWGLWTSRRLIARIMSTFGPSLSGTRVESVDVRMADGRRVVGEWVRGPGVAEGERAIYYLHGSGFALCSPRTHRRLTAWLSRLTGLPVFCLDYRLAPEHRFPAAANDARAGWDWLCTERGLRPDRIVMAGDSAGGHLAVDLLLQPDTAHPAGLVLFSPLIDLTFALARARESLAPDPAIRAADAARLVELYCGRIDADHPRLALDVAGGRRLPRTLIQAGGAEMLVTDARTLDADIRTAGGDAELQVWPDQVHVFQALPRLSPEAVPAMQHAAGFISESLRCNTIEVA